One genomic window of Diospyros lotus cultivar Yz01 chromosome 8, ASM1463336v1, whole genome shotgun sequence includes the following:
- the LOC127807163 gene encoding protein SRC2-like encodes MECRKFELTLISANDLEEVRKLFKMKVYARVSIGGNQETEKRTPADRHGEANPAWNLTMKFTVPESCLQHYGAMLLIKLYCKRKLGDRYIGEVYVPMKELFDQAYARGGSRVVDYPVRRGSLNSQGLLRFAYRFGQCVDVEKLVLAEGFAYWQ; translated from the coding sequence ATGGAGTGCAGGAAGTTCGAGCTGACCTTGATCTCTGCAAATGATCTGGAAGAAGTGAGAAAACTGTTCAAGATGAAGGTTTACGCTAGGGTTTCCATTGGGGGCAACCAGGAGACGGAGAAGAGAACCCCAGCGGACAGGCATGGCGAGGCGAATCCAGCATGGAACTTGACCATGAAATTTACGGTCCCGGAGTCTTGTCTACAACACTATGGTGCCATGCTTCTTATCAAGCTCTACTGCAAGCGGAAGCTCGGCGACCGGTACATTGGCGAGGTCTACGTGCCGATGAAGGAGCTCTTTGACCAGGCCTACGCACGCGGCGGCAGCAGGGTCGTGGACTACCCGGTGAGGAGGGGATCGCTCAACTCCCAGGGGCTGCTCAGGTTTGCTTATAGGTTTGGACAGTGTGTGGATGTGGAAAAGCTTGTCTTGGCTGAGGGTTTTGCGTACTGGCAGTAG